CTCGCGGCGGAGAACGACCTGCGCATCGTCGCGTCGCCGGGCGAGATGCTGCGACCCCATCATGTGCGCACGCGGGAGCTGATTGCCGAGGGCGCGATCGGGACGTTGTCGTGGGTGAGCTGCGGTGCGGCGTTCGGCACCTACCACGAGGACGAGTCCGTGCGCGGCGGGAACGACGTACTCACGAACATCGATCCGTCGTGGTACTTCCGCAAGCCCGGCGGCGGACCGCTGTACGACATGACGGTCTACGCGCTGCATTCCGTGACCGGGATCCTCGGGCCGGCGCGGCGGGTCACGGCGATGTCCGGCGTACGGGTGCCCGTTCGCTCGAGCGGAGGGGTCGACGTACAGACCGACGCCGACGACAACACCGTCATCCTGATCGACTTCGGCGACAACCTGTTCTGCGTCGCGACCGGGACCGCGGCGGGCGGGATGCGGGGAGGATTCGGCGGCGCCTATTACGGTACGGCGGGAACGATCGACGGGCTGCTGCTCAACGGCGAGCCCTTCGAGTTCCCCGACCGCAACCCGTCCGAACAGTCGCCCCGCGGACCGGGGAACCAGGCGCTGCTTCCGCACGTGACCGGCGTACACCGGGAGATCGAGGAGCAGCACGTGTACGAGGACGTCATGCAGCTCGTCGACTGGGTCCGCGACGGCAAGCCCTCGATCGTCACCGCCGAACACGCGCGCCATGTCATCGACATCATCGAGTCCGCGTACCGCGCGTCGGCGACCGGTCAGACCCAGGACCTGACCACGACGTTCTGAGCCTTACTTGTACTCGGCGAGACCGATGATGATGCCCGCGGGGCCGCGGAAGTAGCAGAGCCGGGTGCTGTCGCCGAACTGCGCTACCTCGCCGATGAGTTCGCCGCCGTGGCGTCGCAGACGGGCAATGGTGTCGTCGATGTCGTCGACGGTGTACATGACGCGGTGCGTCCCCAGGACGTTGTGCGGCTGATTCGTCGGGCTCGGGAGTAGTGCGGGGCTGTTGTACTGCGACAGCTCCAGCCGGCTGTGGCCGTCCGGGGTCACCATCATCGCGATGTCGCACCGGATGCCGTCGAGTCCGACCGCGCGATCCGCCCAGGCACCCTCGATCGCCGCTTCGCCCTCGAGCTCCATGCCGAGTTCGGCGAAGAACGCGATCGCGGCCGGCAGGTCGTCGACCACGATGCCGACGTTTGACATCTGCTGAATCGTCACGCTGGTGCTCCTTCTGAGTCACGCGGCCCGTCCTGGCCGCTTTACACACCTAGGACGGACCTGGCGCGACTCTCTCGACATCCAAACGCAGCGATTTTCTTCTAGCTTTCGCAGCAGGCTCGGTGGAGCCATTCGGGTTCGTGCCACCAGTAGTCGGTGTCGTGAGCATGGGCTTGGGAGCGGGTCAGGGGTTGTGGGGCGTCGGCGGTGTGGACGGCCGGCTGCAGGTTGTTCGTCGAGGTGTACGGCGTCAGCAGGTCGTCGACGGTGTACCGGTTGCCGGCGATCATGACCTGTTGTACGGCGGCGGCCGCGCGGATGTCGGCCAACGGGTCCCCGCTGACGAAGGACAGGTCGGCCTGGGCTCCAGGCTTCACGACGCCGAGTTTGTCCTCCAGGTTGAGCCACTTCGCCGGGTTGCGCGTCGCCGTCGTGAGCGCCTCGTACGGCGTGAAGCCACCCGCGACCATCGACCGGAGGTTGGCGTGCAGCGACACGGCCATGTTGTCGAGGGGAGTATCGGTGCCGGAGATGACCAACCCGCCGCCGCGGTGGATGCGGAGGACCATGTCGACGTTGCCGCGCAGCAGTTCGCGCGTGGTGACGCCCGCCGGGCCTTTCGCGGTGTTCACCTCGGCGATCAACGCGTTGTACTCCCAGGACGGGTACAGCGTCGTCGTACGGCGGTCCGTGAGCAGGGACGGATCGTCGACGTGCGCCATCGTCGAGTTGAAGAGCGTCGGCGTAACGGACAGGCCGGCCCGCGTGAACAGTGTCACCACGTCGGCGTACGCGCGTCCCAGCCGGCTGACCGTGTGCGAGTACCCGAGCCGATTCGTCGCGCCCGTGTGCTCCATCCCGTCCATCCCGAGATGCTCCGCGGGATAGAGGTAATGCGACGACAACTGGAGCCCGAGCTGGTGCACGTAGGCGATCGCCCGTCGCTGGTACTCGATCGGCAACCGCACGTACGTCTTCACCAGGTCGTACGCGAGCCCTTCGACCCGATCCAGCTCCAGACCGAGCTGCCGCAGCGACAACGTCGGCCGCATGAAGTTGTAGTACACCCGCGACCCGTCGATCGCCTCACCGGTCGCGAAGTACCGCGGTCCGCGCAAGGACCCGCTGACGAGCGCCTCCCGGGTCTCCTCCATCTGGTACGCCGGATCGCCCGGAGAGCGCGTACTCGTGATCCCGTACGCGAGCCACAGGTTCCCCTGCCGCGCGCCCCACGCCCGTCCGCGCAGATGCCAGTGATTGTGCGCGTCGATCAACCCGGGCATCACGGTCAACGCCGACGCGTCGATGTCCGCGCGGCCGCTGTGCGGTCGTACGGCGGCAATGCGCGCACCGTCCACCACCACGTCGACATCGCGGCGCAGCGTGGTCGCCCGTCCGTCCCACAACGCGCCGGCGTGGATCGTGACGTGCTGGTTGACGGTCGCTCGCCGGTACTGCAGGTCGAGCTTGATCGTCCCACCAGTTGTCCTGCGCAACCGTCCGTTGTTGAGGTAGATCAACGTGTCGTTGTCGAGCCACACGGGGGAGTCCGTTACCTCGTTGGTGACCGCGCGCGGCTCGCCCGTGAAGCGACCGCGGGTATCGACCGGTACGACGTACAGCAGGCTCTCCACCACGAAGGCCAAATGCTTGCCGTCGGGTGAGAACACGGGGCCGTCGTCGCCGCGGGTGGCGAGCGAGCGGAACGGCATCGGTGCGACGTACTCGAGCGCAGTCGATGCGACGTCGACGTACAGCAGTTGGCTGGTGCCCTCGCGGAATCGCTTGGAGAACGGCTTCACCGCGGCGAGGACCAGCGTCTTGCCGTCGCGTGACCAGCTGACTCGGCCGGGCTGGAACAGGGTCGGCGTGACCTGTCGGACCTCGCCCGAGGCAAGGTCGAGAACCCAGGCGATGCCGTCCTGGTCCTGGTACGCGATGCGCTGTCCGTCGGGTGCGAAACGCGGCGCGGTCTGGGCACCGGGGAGGCCTGACAGTTTGGTGTCCGCGCCGGTCGCCAGGTCGTGCAGCCACAGGTCCGCCGTACCGTCGCGATCGCTTGCGTAGAGCAACTTCTTGCCGTCCGGCGAGAAGTCCGGGTCCGAGTTGAAGTAGCCGTCGGCAACCACCTTGCGAGGTGGCGTCCTGCCGTCGGTCGGCGCCAGCCAGAGTGCGTTCAAGGCCCGGAACGCGAGCCACTTCCCGTCCGGCGACGCCGTCGGGCTCGCGATCCCACACACCGCCCGCTTGCCTGTCGACTCGAGATCAGGAGCCTTCGGCCGTGGCCGCCGCGACGTCACGGGGACGGTTGCCGCGAACGGTACGACGCTGTGCTCGCCGCCGGCGTCGGCGTCGTACCGGTGGACCGTGCCGTCGGCCGTGTAGAAGAGGTTCGTCGACGCCCAGGACGGCGGGACCGCGAAGACGTCCTGTCCATTGCTGACTTGATGATTGTCAACAATCAAATCGCAGGACGGTCCGGTCAGGCGAACGTAGGCGAGCTGGCCCGCGGGCGAGTACGACGGGCCGAACAGGCTGATCCCGGTCTGATTGTTGACAATCGTCGTGCGTACACCGGAGGCGAGGTCGAGCTCGACGATCGAACTGGTGTCGACGGTGAAGGCGATCTTCCGGCCGTCCGCGGAGACGGTCGGCTCGGCTTCCTCGCTGGTCTCGTCGGTGAGCGCGACGATCGCGCCGGTCCCGATATCGAGCCGGTGGATGCCGTAGCTGCCCGCGGTATTGCCCCCGTCGCCGAAGCCGCCGCGGTCGGACGAGAAGACGATCGATCGGCCGTCGGGCGTGAAGTGCGGCTCGCGGTGGTCGTACCGGCCGCTGGTCAATTGCCGCAGGCCGCTGCCGTCGGGTCGGATCGACCAGAGGTGGAAGTTCCCGTCGCGGTACGACTGGAACACGATCGACCGCCCGTCCGGCGACCACCGCGGCCGGGTCGCATCCTGCAGGTCGTCGGTGAGCCGGCGCGACGTACCGCCTGTGGCCGGCGTCACCCAGATCGCCGTGACCAGGTCGAACGCCAGCCACTTCCCGTCCGGCGACACCGACGCCATCAGGTTCGTGCCTTCGGTCAGCACAGCCTGCCGGCCGGTCGATGCGTCGGCGACCTCGGCGGCCTCGGTGGGCAGGGCGGGTAGGTGGACGGCGCCGACGGCGGCGGCACCTCCGCCGAGCTGCAGCGCGCGCCGCCGCGAAATGCTCCAGGAACCAGGGTTCTCGGTCACGTCATCGGATCCAATCCCTCGGGGGCGGTGGGACTCCTGCAAATCTGCCAGTACCGTCCGAGTCGCATGAACCTGACCGGCGCGTCCCGCGCCCAACGGCCGCTACCGTGCGACGAACGGCCCAGCGTCTATCGTCTGCGGCATGCAATCTCTGTCTCCGCGCGCTCGCGCGCTCGGTGCGGCCGGGCTCTGTCTGTTGATCGCCGTCGCGGCCGGGCTCGCGGTCGACAACCGGCTCGACCGGCACTGGATCCTCCGCGGCGTCACGGCTCTGCTCGCGGTCTGCTGCACCGCGCTGCTGCTCACCGACCAGACCCGGCGGTTGCGGCAGATCGTGACGGGTGTCGGGCTGGGGATGTTCGGGCTGATCATCCCGGTGTCGCAGACGACCTGGTCGAAGCCGCCGGAGATCGACTTCGCGCTACAGGTCGCGACCGACGCGAAGGACGCGGCGCAGAAGGACGCCCGGAGCGCGGTGTCGGTGGCCGACGTGCAGACCGCGGCCGAGAGGCGTGGGGGAGCGGTCGGAACGTTCCCGACCGAGAAGAACCCGCAGGTCCGCGGCGCGGACGCCTACCCGCTTATCGTCCGCGCCAAGCGCGACCAGGGACGCCCCTGGGCCTGCCTCTCGTTCATCCACGGCCTGGACGCCAAGGTCCGCCCCTGCTGAACCCCGCTACTCGTACGCGGCGGCCAACTCCTCGGCCCGATTGAGCGGATCCCACGTGATGGGCCTGCCGTCGAGTTGAGCCTCGACGACCTCCAGCCCCGCCTCCCAGCCTGCCGCCGCAGGTCCAGCGGCCTCGGGATCGGACAGCACGTTGGTGAATACCAATCGGCTGCCCGTCGGGGTGCGATCGATCTCCCAGGTGAGGATCTCGCCGGCCCATTCGTACTCCAGCACTATCGGCGGCTCGTTGCGCAGGAGCCTCCCGTTCGGCTTGCGGTCCGGGTCGTCCGCCATCCCGTACCTTCGCTGCTGCTCCGACGTCACCCCGAAGAACAGCTCACTCCCGACCGGACGATCCAGCTCCACCACCGCGGGGAACCAGGCCGACAGCCGCGCGGGATCTGTGATCGCCTGCCACACCTGCTCCGGCGGATACCGCAGCAGCCGCTCGAACCGGATCCCCGTCCGTCCGTCGCCCGTCGTGAAGACCGTCCCGCGCCGACTGTCCATGCCAGCAATATAACCCACGATGAATATAAGCGCCCACGGAAGAGTTCCACTTGATGGGCAATCGATTTCTCACAGAACCTGGTGCGGCCTAAGGTCGCGGGTATGACTCTTGGGAACCTCACCGGCATCAGCGCGCTCGCCGACGTCGAGTCGCGCTCCATCAGTGCGGAGAACCCCACCGGCGAGCCCGGTCAGGGTGGACGGCGGACCGAGGGGACCGGCGCGCACGCGGCCCGGGACCTCGGCCAGGGCTGGAAGGTCTCGCCGTCGATCGAGATCGGGCCGGGGGAGACCGTGACGCTGGCCGACATCGCCGGGTCCGGCTGCATCACGCACATCTGGCTGACCACGCACGTCGACCACTGGCGCCGGCTGGTACTGCGGGCGTTCTGGGACGGCGACGCCGCGCCCGCGATCGAGACGCCGGTCGGCGACTTCTTCTGCTCCGGCTGGGGCAAGTTCGCCCAGGTGAGCTCGCTGCCGGTCGCCGTGAACCCCAACGGCGGCTTCAACTGCTACTGGGAGATGCCGTTCCAGTCCCAGGCGCAGCTGACCCTGGAGAACACGCACGACGAGGCAGTGGTCGTGTACTTCCAGGTGGACTACTGGCTGGGCGCTGTACCGGACAAGTCGGCGTACCTGCACGCCCAGTGGCGCCGGAGCAACCCGCTGCCTTCCAAGACGGTCCACACGTTGCTGGACGGTGTGGAAGGGCCGGGGCACTACGTCGGTACCTACCTGGCTTGGGGCGTCAACAGCACCGGCTGGTGGGGTGAGGGCGAGGTGAAGTTCTACCTGGACGGTGACGACGAGTTCCCGACCATCTGCGGCACAGGTACCGAGGACTACTTCGGCGGCGCGTGGAACTTCGACGTACCCCACCTGGGCGGCTACACCGAGTTCAGTACGCCGTACCTCGGGATGCCGCAGGTGATCCGGCCGGACGGGCAGTACCAGAGCCAGCAGCGGTTCGGCATGTACCGCTTCCACCTGCCAGACCCGGTCCGCTTCAAGGAGCGGCTGCGCGTCGACGTCCAGGCACTCGGCTGGCGCTCCGGCGGACGCTACCTGCCGCTGCAGGACGACATCTCGTCCACGGCGTTCTTCTACTCGGGCAAGACGAGCACGGCACGACCGGACGCGCCAACCCACGACGCGATGGAGATCTGCTAGCCACGGCGTCACGCCTATACTCCACCGTTGACGTCCACCGGGGGGACGTACAAGGGAGTGCTGCGATGCGCCGCGTTGTGTTCATCGTCGGCTGGGCGATCGCCGGTGCGCTCGTGTGGTCGATCATCTTCGGGCTTGCCCTGCTGCTGGGGTCGGACGATCCCGATGACTTCTTCGAGCAGGCGACCTTGCGGACGGACAAGGTGACCGCCGTCGCCGGTGCGTCTGCGGCCGATGGCGCATGCACCGAGAGCAAGGACGACAAGGGCCTCGAGCACACCCACGGCACGTCGTACGAGGTCGACCTGACCTGGACGGACGCAGACGGAGGCACGCACCACGGCGTGATGACGACCTGCAACCCTCCGGACGAGGGCGAGCAGGTGACGGTCTGGGTCACGTCGCGGGACGCTGTCTTCAACAGGTCGCCGTTCGCCATGTACAGCTCCGTCCCCATCGCCGCCGGGCTGTTCGGGCTCGGCGCGTTGGGGTGGATCTGGCTGACGAGCGACGAGCGACGCCGTTCGCGTGGTTCCGAGACGCTGCGTCAGCGGCTTCGTCGGCACAGGCTCCGTCGACTGCGGCTCCGCGAGCTCAGGCGAGCGAAGCGGAACTGATCGGGCACTGTCTGCAGCGGCTAAGGGATCGGCAGCGGGTTCTGGAGGGCTGTGTCGGCGAGGACCACCAGTGCGGCGGTCCACGCGAGTGGGGCCTCGCCGGCTGGCTCCAGGTCGCGGTTGACCTTCTCGGGCAGCGCGCCGGTGGTGGTGCGGTGCCGGTCGAGCCAGGAGAGCAGGGCCTCGGCTCCGGAGCGGTCTCCGCGCGCAGCAGCGCTCAACGCGAACAACGCGGTCTGAGGCGTCCAGGACACGCCGTCAGCACGCCACGACTCGCCAGGCGTCACGCCACCGTTGGGCTGCGTGAGTACGGCGTGCGCCTGGTCGATCGCCGTGGACACGACGGGGCGAGCCGGTGCGAACGGCGGCCCCAGTACGGCGACGAACGCGTCGGCACCGCCGCCGACGCTGATCGGCTCGACACCTGGCTCCACGAAGCTCGTGGCGCGGGCCGGTGTCCGCGGGTAGTCCGGCCCGAAGACCCGGTCGGTTGCCGCCGACAACTTGTCGAGGCCTTCCTGCCAACGGGTCGCCTCGGCCGGACGCTTCTCCTCGGTGGCGATCCGCACGGCCGACCGGAGGCCGGTCAGCAAAGGAGCAACGGTTCCGATCGTCAGCTCCTTCTCGGAGCGCTCCCAGTAGTCAGAGGAAGGGGCGGGGAGCCCGTCAGGTCCCAGTTCGCTGAGGATCTGGTCGGCCGACTCCTCGACGAGGTCCCAGTACCGCTTGCCCGCGCGGCAGAACCAGGTGGCCCACAACACCCACCCGGACGCGTCCAGCTGCGGCTCGCGACCGTCGTCGACGCGACCACCGGCGTCGGTGTAGCGGGCCTGCCAGCGACCGCTGGACGGCCGGACGCGGTCCAGGAACGTCAGTACGTCGAGCGCCTGGTCGTACTGTCCGATCGCGCAGCGGGCGACGGCGACAAACGACGCGTCCCGAGGCCAGACGTACCGCCACGGGCCGTCCCAGCCGGCCAGGGTCGCGCCGTTCGAGAGGGTGAGCGCGTCGAGGTCAGCCAGCGCGCGCCTGACCATGTCGTCGTACCTCTCGCTCCGGAGGGACGAATTGGCGTGCAAGGGCGCAGTGTCACCGGGGACACCGTCTGCGACCAGGCGGGGTTGCGGGTTGCGCACCAGGTTGGTGGTG
This Kribbella sp. NBC_00482 DNA region includes the following protein-coding sequences:
- a CDS encoding Gfo/Idh/MocA family protein; the protein is MADSVRIGVVGAGSISVRGLLPHLGQPDLAGRVTLAAVCDPVPGRAEAAAEKFGVERAFVEYEELLARGDVDAVTIASPIGLHYEQGKLALQAGKHVHFNKTMTVTVAEATELIELAAENDLRIVASPGEMLRPHHVRTRELIAEGAIGTLSWVSCGAAFGTYHEDESVRGGNDVLTNIDPSWYFRKPGGGPLYDMTVYALHSVTGILGPARRVTAMSGVRVPVRSSGGVDVQTDADDNTVILIDFGDNLFCVATGTAAGGMRGGFGGAYYGTAGTIDGLLLNGEPFEFPDRNPSEQSPRGPGNQALLPHVTGVHREIEEQHVYEDVMQLVDWVRDGKPSIVTAEHARHVIDIIESAYRASATGQTQDLTTTF
- a CDS encoding VOC family protein, encoding MTIQQMSNVGIVVDDLPAAIAFFAELGMELEGEAAIEGAWADRAVGLDGIRCDIAMMVTPDGHSRLELSQYNSPALLPSPTNQPHNVLGTHRVMYTVDDIDDTIARLRRHGGELIGEVAQFGDSTRLCYFRGPAGIIIGLAEYK
- a CDS encoding amidohydrolase family protein; amino-acid sequence: MTENPGSWSISRRRALQLGGGAAAVGAVHLPALPTEAAEVADASTGRQAVLTEGTNLMASVSPDGKWLAFDLVTAIWVTPATGGTSRRLTDDLQDATRPRWSPDGRSIVFQSYRDGNFHLWSIRPDGSGLRQLTSGRYDHREPHFTPDGRSIVFSSDRGGFGDGGNTAGSYGIHRLDIGTGAIVALTDETSEEAEPTVSADGRKIAFTVDTSSIVELDLASGVRTTIVNNQTGISLFGPSYSPAGQLAYVRLTGPSCDLIVDNHQVSNGQDVFAVPPSWASTNLFYTADGTVHRYDADAGGEHSVVPFAATVPVTSRRPRPKAPDLESTGKRAVCGIASPTASPDGKWLAFRALNALWLAPTDGRTPPRKVVADGYFNSDPDFSPDGKKLLYASDRDGTADLWLHDLATGADTKLSGLPGAQTAPRFAPDGQRIAYQDQDGIAWVLDLASGEVRQVTPTLFQPGRVSWSRDGKTLVLAAVKPFSKRFREGTSQLLYVDVASTALEYVAPMPFRSLATRGDDGPVFSPDGKHLAFVVESLLYVVPVDTRGRFTGEPRAVTNEVTDSPVWLDNDTLIYLNNGRLRRTTGGTIKLDLQYRRATVNQHVTIHAGALWDGRATTLRRDVDVVVDGARIAAVRPHSGRADIDASALTVMPGLIDAHNHWHLRGRAWGARQGNLWLAYGITSTRSPGDPAYQMEETREALVSGSLRGPRYFATGEAIDGSRVYYNFMRPTLSLRQLGLELDRVEGLAYDLVKTYVRLPIEYQRRAIAYVHQLGLQLSSHYLYPAEHLGMDGMEHTGATNRLGYSHTVSRLGRAYADVVTLFTRAGLSVTPTLFNSTMAHVDDPSLLTDRRTTTLYPSWEYNALIAEVNTAKGPAGVTTRELLRGNVDMVLRIHRGGGLVISGTDTPLDNMAVSLHANLRSMVAGGFTPYEALTTATRNPAKWLNLEDKLGVVKPGAQADLSFVSGDPLADIRAAAAVQQVMIAGNRYTVDDLLTPYTSTNNLQPAVHTADAPQPLTRSQAHAHDTDYWWHEPEWLHRACCES
- a CDS encoding SRPBCC domain-containing protein, with product MDSRRGTVFTTGDGRTGIRFERLLRYPPEQVWQAITDPARLSAWFPAVVELDRPVGSELFFGVTSEQQRRYGMADDPDRKPNGRLLRNEPPIVLEYEWAGEILTWEIDRTPTGSRLVFTNVLSDPEAAGPAAAGWEAGLEVVEAQLDGRPITWDPLNRAEELAAAYE
- a CDS encoding glycoside hydrolase family 172 protein, whose translation is MTLGNLTGISALADVESRSISAENPTGEPGQGGRRTEGTGAHAARDLGQGWKVSPSIEIGPGETVTLADIAGSGCITHIWLTTHVDHWRRLVLRAFWDGDAAPAIETPVGDFFCSGWGKFAQVSSLPVAVNPNGGFNCYWEMPFQSQAQLTLENTHDEAVVVYFQVDYWLGAVPDKSAYLHAQWRRSNPLPSKTVHTLLDGVEGPGHYVGTYLAWGVNSTGWWGEGEVKFYLDGDDEFPTICGTGTEDYFGGAWNFDVPHLGGYTEFSTPYLGMPQVIRPDGQYQSQQRFGMYRFHLPDPVRFKERLRVDVQALGWRSGGRYLPLQDDISSTAFFYSGKTSTARPDAPTHDAMEIC
- a CDS encoding glucoamylase codes for the protein MRGNRRRDRWFPYVVIALLLAILAAGTTTNLVRNPQPRLVADGVPGDTAPLHANSSLRSERYDDMVRRALADLDALTLSNGATLAGWDGPWRYVWPRDASFVAVARCAIGQYDQALDVLTFLDRVRPSSGRWQARYTDAGGRVDDGREPQLDASGWVLWATWFCRAGKRYWDLVEESADQILSELGPDGLPAPSSDYWERSEKELTIGTVAPLLTGLRSAVRIATEEKRPAEATRWQEGLDKLSAATDRVFGPDYPRTPARATSFVEPGVEPISVGGGADAFVAVLGPPFAPARPVVSTAIDQAHAVLTQPNGGVTPGESWRADGVSWTPQTALFALSAAARGDRSGAEALLSWLDRHRTTTGALPEKVNRDLEPAGEAPLAWTAALVVLADTALQNPLPIP